The region GCCTGGCGCGCGCCGGCATGGTCACGCTCGCACTGGTGGTGGGTGCGCTGGTACTGTCGTGGGCGTTCACGGCGTTCGGACCGCGCACGCGAGCTCCCGTATCGGGTGATCATCGGCGGGTGGTGCGGGTGCAGGTGCTGAACGGTTCGGGTGAGGGCGGCATCGGCGCGCGCGTCGCGTCAGCGCTTCGGCAGGGCGGCTTCCACGTCACCGAGGTGCGTAACGCCGAGCGCTCGGACTACTTCGCCACCATGGTGGTGGCGCGGCGCGAGAACGTGGCGCCCGCGAAGCTGGTCGCGCGCTACCTCGGGGATCTGCCGGTGATCCGGCAGGCCCGCGACGCGGACGACGCGGAAGTAACGGTGGTGATCGGCAGCGACCGAAGCCGGCTCCATCTCGACTGACGAAGGAGGCACGCGGTGTTCGGATTGGGCGGCCAGGAACTCGGGATCATCTTTCTCATCATTCTGCTCGTGTTCGGACCGAGCCAGATCCCCAAGATGGCCAAGAGTATCGGGCAGGCGATGCGCGAGTTCCGCAAGGCGCAGCGCGAGATCGGTGACGAACTCACGCGCGACG is a window of Candidatus Eisenbacteria bacterium DNA encoding:
- a CDS encoding LytR C-terminal domain-containing protein — translated: MAKSRLGERLARAGMVTLALVVGALVLSWAFTAFGPRTRAPVSGDHRRVVRVQVLNGSGEGGIGARVASALRQGGFHVTEVRNAERSDYFATMVVARRENVAPAKLVARYLGDLPVIRQARDADDAEVTVVIGSDRSRLHLD
- a CDS encoding twin-arginine translocase TatA/TatE family subunit, which gives rise to MFGLGGQELGIIFLIILLVFGPSQIPKMAKSIGQAMREFRKAQREIGDELTRDDSGKNDTKPPDNKPIV